Proteins encoded in a region of the Fusarium falciforme chromosome 6, complete sequence genome:
- a CDS encoding ATP-grasp domain-containing protein, with amino-acid sequence MADLRILLIGNGGREHALAWKLSQSSRVQQIFAVPGNGGTAGCPKVTNVNSVKAEDFAGLVKFSQENGVNLVVPGPEAPLVDGVEGWFRNAGIPCFGPSKEAARLEGSKTYSKDFMKKYNVPTAAYENFSDYNKAIAYLDSINHDVVIKATGLAAGKGVIIPQTKDEAKAALKQIMVDKEFGDAGDEVVIEELLIGDELSVLTFCDGYSVRSLPLAQDHKRIFDGDQGPNTGGMGCYAPTNIATKELTEQIDREILEPTISGMRREQQPFRGVLFTGLMITSNGPKVLEYNVRFGDPETQTVLPLLSADTDLAEIMLACANGYLDNCKLTIDNKFSATVVLASGGYPGSYSKGKVMSVQTPPTGATIFHAGTTLDGNVLKTSGGRVIAINAVGDSLRAAVDAAYAALDAKVIEFEGAFYRKDIAHRAFRATTQASMTYAQAGVDIQAGNDFVEKIKKAVASTKRPGADAEIGGFGGEVDLSKCGYPQAPIIVGAIDGVGTKLMIAQAMKKHDTVGVDLVAMNVNDLVVQGATPVMFLDYYGCSKLDLPTAAAFVEGVADGCRQAGCALVGGETAEMPGMYQKDDYDAAGCAVGTVTPDTKLPKKDAMAQDDVLLGLASAGVHSNGFSLARRIVSRAGLSYHDTAPWDQSTTVGESLLTPTRIYVKSLLPVLPHIKGLAHITGGGLVENVPRMLPEALAAEIEFGSWEINPVFKWLREAGNVAPLEMCRTFNSGVGMVIAVDPAKADAVAQALVDGGEKVYRIGRLARRDQGEACLIHNVDSWSAETAVPTKRKEMES; translated from the coding sequence ATGGCGGACCTCCGAATTCTCCTCATCGGCAATGGTGGCCGTGAGCACGCCCTGGCATGGAAGCTCAGCCAGTCGTCTCGAGTCCAGCAGATCTTTGCTGTCCCCGGCAACGGAGGCACTGCCGGTTGCCCCAAGGTGACCAACGTCAACTccgtcaaggctgaggacTTTGCCGGCCTCGTCAAGTTCTCCCAGGAGAACGGAGTCAACCTGGTTGTCCCCGGCCCCGAGGCCCCTCTtgtcgatggtgtcgaggGTTGGTTCCGAAACGCTGGTATCCCCTGCTTCGGTCCCTCCAAGGAGGCTGCGCGCCTCGAGGGCAGCAAGACCTACTCCAAGGACTTTATGAAGAAGTACAACGTCCCTACTGCCGCCTACGAGAACTTTTCCGACTacaacaaggccattgcCTACCTCGACAGCATTAACCACGACGTCGTCATCAAGGCCACCGGCCTTGCTGCTGGCAAGGGCGTTATCATCCCCCAGACCAAggatgaggccaaggccgcctTGAAGCAGATCATGGTGGACAAGGAGTTTGGCGACGCTGGTGATGAGGTTGTtatcgaggagcttctcatcGGTGATGAGCTCAGTGTCCTCACTTTCTGCGACGGCTATTCCGTTCGATCTCTGCCCCTCGCTCAGGACCACAAGCGCATCTTTGACGGCGACCAAGGCCCCAACACTGGTGGCATGGGCTGCTACGCTCCCACCAACATTGCTACCAAGGAGCTCACTGAGCAGATCGACCGTGAGATTCTCGAGCCCACCATCTCCGGCATGCGACGAGAGCAGCAGCCCTTCCGTGGTGTTCTCTTTACCGGTCTCATGATCACCAGCAACGGACCCAAGGTTCTTGAGTACAATGTTCGCTTTGGCGACCCTGAGACTCAGACCGttctccctctcctttcTGCCGACACTGACTTGGCCGAGATCATGCTTGCTTGCGCCAATGGCTACCTGGACAACTGCAAGCTGACCATCGACAACAAGTTCAGCGCCACTGTCGTCCTGGCATCTGGCGGCTACCCTGGTTCTTactccaagggcaaggtcatgTCTGTCCAGACTCCCCCTACTGGTGCCACCATCTTCCATGCTGGTACTACCCTTGACGGCAACGTTCTGAAGACTTCTGGTGGCCGTGTTATCGCTATCAACGCTGTCGGCGACTCCCTCCGGGCTGCTGTCGATGCTGCCTACGCTGCCCTTGACGCCAAGGTGATCGAGTTCGAGGGTGCCTTCTACCGAAAGGACATTGCCCACCGGGCATTCCGTGCTACTACTCAGGCCTCCATGACTTATGCTCAGGCTGGCGTTGACATCCAGGCCGGAAACGACTTTgtcgagaagatcaagaaggctGTTGCCAGCACCAAGCGACCTGGCGCTGATGCTGAGATTGGCGGCTTTGGAGGCGAGGTTGACCTGTCCAAGTGTGGCTACCCTCAGGCTcccatcatcgtcggcgcTATTGACGGCGTTGGCACCAAGCTCATGATTGCCCAGGCCATGAAGAAGCACGACACCGTCGGCGTCGATCTGGTTGCCATGAACGTCAACGACCTTGTCGTTCAGGGTGCTACTCCTGTCATGTTCCTCGACTACTACGGCTGCAGCAAGCTGGACCTTCCTACCGCCGCTGCTTTCGTCGAGGGTGTTGCTGATGGCTGCCGTCAAGCTGGTTGTGCTCTGGTCGGCGGTGAGACTGCCGAGATGCCTGGCATGTACCAGAAGGACGACTACGACGCCGCGGGCTGCGCTGTCGGTACCGTCACCCCTGACACCAAGCTGCCCAAGAAGGACGCCATGGCCCAGGACGATGTCCTCCTCGGTCTCGCCTCCGCGGGTGTCCACTCTAACGGCTTCTCCCTTGCCCGCCGCATCGTCTCCCGCGCCGGCCTCAGCTACCACGACACTGCCCCCTGGGACCAGTCCACTACCGTCGGCGAGTCCCTCCTCACCCCTACCCGCATCTACGTCAAGTCCCTCCTCCCCGTTCTCCCTCACATCAAGGGTCTCGCCCACATCACCGGCGGCGGTCTCGTCGAGAACGTTCCCCGCATGCTCCCCGAGGCTCTCGCCGCCGAGATCGAGTTCGGCTCCTGGGAGATCAACCCCGTCTTCAAGTGGCTCCGCGAGGCCGGCAACGTCGCCCCCCTGGAGATGTGCCGTACCTTCAACTCTGGTGTCGGCATGGTCATCGCCGTCGACCCCGCCAAAGCCGATGCCGTTGCCCAGGCTCTGGTCGACGGAGGTGAGAAGGTCTACCGCATCGGTCGTCTTGCCCGCCGTGACCAGGGCGAGGCGTGCCTCATCCACAACGTCGACTCGTGGAGTGCCGAGACGGCGGTGCCTACCAAGCGCAAGGAGATGGAGTCATAA
- a CDS encoding Transcriptional repressor rco-1: MSMYQHRGMGAAPPGSSNRLNDLLNEIRQEFENQSRQTEGFEHQIAAQVSEMQLVREKVYQMEQTHMTLKQKYEEEISMLRHQLEAARKGAPQPGLPGPPQHAAPSQQPPSIAPGNGLFSGIMAGGSQAGLAPPQQGQQQGQQQQPQGGQQQQPSQQGHAPPQEQQMGPQHQMGQGPPGLPVPPPHPSAQQAPYSQSYPPGPVSNGMAPQPPQSTASPGPGRRGIGRPPNAVGPATPQINTPVPYPGNAASPQVSHPTPDHARMGGPRAPPVGNALGDLEVDAVAPHNKKTGQDWYAIFNPQVQRVLDVDLVHSLNHESVVCCVRFSHDGKYVATGCNRSAQIFDVQTGEKVCVLEDHNASDMSADLYIRSVCFSPDGRYLATGAEDKLIRVWDIQTRTIRNHFSGHEQDIYSLDFARDGRTIASGSGDRTVRLWDIEQGSNTLTLTIEDGVTTVAISPDTQFVAAGSLDKSVRVWDIHSGFLVERLEGPDGHKDSVYSVAFSPNGKDLVSGSLDRTIKMWELSAPRQGNQPGPKGGKCVKTFEGHRDFVLSVALTPDSNWVLSGSKDRGVQFWDPRTGTTQLMLQGHKNSVISVAPSPQGGYFATGSGDMKARIWSYRPYA, encoded by the exons ATGTCGATGTACCAGCATCGGGGAATGGGGGCAGCCCCCCCAGGCAGCTCGAATCGTCTCAATGACTTGCTCAACGAGATTAGGCAGGAGTTTGAGAACCAGTCGCGCCAGACGGAGGGCTTTGAGCACCAGA TCGCAGCGCAAGTCAGCGAGATGCAGCTCGTGCGAGAGAAGGTTTACCAGATGGAGCAGACGCATATGACCCTCAAGCAAAA GTACGAGGAGGAGATTAGCATGCTCCGACACCAGCTCGAGGCGGCCAGAAAAGGTGCCCCTCAGCCCGGCCTCCCCGGACCTCCGCAGCACGCTGCACCCTCCCAGCAGCCTCCATCTATCGCCCCCGGCAATGGTCTCTTCAGTGGCATAATGGCTGGTGGCAGCCAGGCTGGTCTTGCACCTCCTCAGCAGGGTCAGCAgcaaggccagcagcagcagccacagGGcggacaacagcagcaaccatCGCAGCAGGGCCATGCCCCTCctcaggagcagcagatggGACCTCAGCACCAGATGGGTCAGGGCCCCCCTGGCCTTCCTGTCCCCCCCCCTCATCCCAGTGCCCAGCAGGCTCCTTACTCTCAGAGCTACCCTCCAGGCCCAGTCTCCAACGGTAtggctcctcagcctcctcagaGCACTGCCTCTCCTGGCCCCGGCCGACGAGGTATCGGCCGACCTCCTAATGCCGTCGGACCCGCGACTCCTCAGATTAACACTCCAGTCCCGTATCCCGGAAACGCGGCGTCGCCTCAGGTTAGCCACCCGACTCCCGACCACGCTCGTATGGGGGGCCCTCGCGCTCCTCCCGTGGGAAACGCCCTGGGCGACCTCGAAGTTGATGCTGTGGCTCCCCACAACAAGAAGACGGGCCAGGACTGGtacgccatcttcaaccctcAAGTGCAGCGCGTTCTCGACGTCGACCTTGTCCACTCTCTCAACCACGAAAGTGTGGTTTGCTGTGTGAGGTTCAGTCACGATGGAAAGTATGTTGCGACTGGCTGCAACCGATCTGCCCAGATCTTTGACGTCCAGACTGGTGAGAAGGTTTGTGTTCTTGAGGACCACAATGCTTCCGACATGAGCGCCGATCTCTACATCCGAAGTGTCTGCTTCAGTCCTGACGGTCGTTACCTCGCTACTGGCGCAGAAGACAAGCTTATTCGC GTCTGGGACATCCAAACCCGAACGATTCGCAACCACTTCTCTGGCCACGAGCAGGATATTTATTCGCTAGACTTCGCTCGCGACGGACGAACGATCGCCTCGGGTAGTGGTGACAGGACCGTTCGCCTGTGGGATATTGAGCAGGGCAGCAACACGCTCACTCTCACGATAGAGGACGGCGTTACTACTGTTGCCATCTCTCCTGACACTCAGTTTGTTGCCGCAGGCTCACTCGATAAGAGCGTGCGTGTCTGGGACATTCACTCGGGCTTCCTCGTTGAGCGTCTCGAAGGACCTGACGGCCACAAGGACAGTGTGTACTCGGTCGCTTTCTCGCCCAACGGCAAGGACCTCGTCTCTGGCAGTCTTGACCGGACTATTAAGATGTGGGAGCTCAGCGCCCCTCGTCAAGGAAACCAGCCTGGCCCTAAGGGCGGTAAGTGCGTCAAGACGTTTGAGGGCCACCGTGACTTTGTTCTCTCGGTTGCGCTCACCCCTGACTCGAACTGGGTGCTGTCCGGATCCAAGGATCGCGGCGTGCAGTTCTGGGATCCCCGGACGGGCACAACGCAACTCATGCTGCAGGGACACAAGAACTCTGTCATCTCGGTTGCGCCGAGCCCCCAGGGTGGTTACTTTGCCACAGGATCTGGCGACATGAAGGCTCGCATTTGGTCGTACCGTCCGTACGCTTAA
- a CDS encoding Putative Delta(7)-sterol 5(6)-desaturase, producing MDVVLEVVDTFIADYGYAYFHPRQPTPYDFPASSNATDSSAQAAFSTWTYKPATKFITLEPPQAAYMSAWDRDNPLRQALTLYLITWIFGLAVYFIVATLSYIFIFDKRTFNHPRFIKNQVRLEIIQANKAMPVMAVITAPLFLLEVRGYGKLYDTTEDGPGFWYDIFQFPLFLLFTDFCIYWAHRWLHHPWVYKHLHKAHHKWIMPTPFASHAFHPLDGFTQSLPYHIFPFIFPLQKMAYVALFVFVNLWSVMIHDGEYLTNNPIVNGAACHSLHHSRFEVNYGQFFTAFDRLGGTYRMPEQWMFERDMKMSDKKWRSEVEKVDELIEEIEGDDNRTYGPPDTKKTQ from the exons ATGGACGTCGtcctcgaggttgtcgaCACCTTCATCGCCGACTACGGCTATGCCTACTTCCATCCGAGGCAGCCGACTCCCTACGACTTCCCTGCATCCTCCAATGCGACCGACTCGTCCGCCCAGGCCGCCTTTTCCACTTGGACTTATAAGCCCGCCACAAAGTTCATAACGCTTGAGCCTCCCCAGGCTGCGTACATGAGCGCATGGGATCGTGATAACCCTCTCCGCCAAGCTCTTACTCTGTACCTCATCACATG GATCTTTGGACTGGCCGTCTACTTCATCGTCGCCACCCTCTCATATAtcttcatctttgacaaGCGTACCTTCAACCACCCCCGCTTCATCAAGAACCAGGTCCGCCTCGAGATCATCCAGGCCAACAAGGCCATGCCCGTCATGGCCGTCATCACAGCGCCCCTGTTCCTCCTCGAGGTCCGTGGCTACGGCAAGCTCTACGACACCACCGAGGATGGTCCCGGCTTCTGGTACGATATCTTCCAGTTCccgctcttcctcctcttcaccgACTTCTGCATCTACTGGGCCCATCGATGGCTTCACCACCCCTGGGTCTACAAGCACCTGCACAAGGCTCACCACAAGTGGATCATGCCCACGCCTTTCGCCAGCCACGCCTTCCACCCTCTCGACGGCTTCACCCAGTCGCTACCCTACCACATCTTCCCCTTCATCTTTCCCCTGCAAAAGATGGCCTACGTCGCCCTCTTCGTCTTTGTCAACCTCTGGTCCGTCATGATTCACGACGGCGAGTACCTCACAAACAACCCCATCGTCAACGGTGCCGCCTGCCACTCGCTGCACCACTCACGCTTCGAGGTCAACTACGGCCAGTTCTTCACTGCCTTTGACCGTCTCGGCGGTACCTACCGCATGCCCGAGCAGTGGATGTTTGAGCGTGACATGAAGATGTCCGACAAGAAGTGGAGGAGCGAGGTTGAAAAGGTGGACGAGCTCATTGAGGAGATCGAGGGCGATGACAACCGTACTTACGGCCCGCCCGACACCAAGAAGACGCAATAA
- a CDS encoding Malate dehydrogenase: MVKAVVAGAAGGIGQPLSLLLKTSPHVDELALYDVVNTPGVATDLSHISSRAKTTGYLPANDGAKAAFKDADIIVIPAGIPRKPGMTRDDLFNINAGIVKGLIEVAAEVAPKAFILVISNPVNSTVPISAEVLKAKNVFNPQRLFGVTTLDIVRAETFVADIVGEANPQSLTIPVIGGHSGETIVPLFSKASPSVSIPDDKYDALVNRVQFGGDEVVKAKDGAGSATLSMAYAGFRFAEKVLRAAKGETGLVEPSYVYLPGVPGGEAIAKQTGADFFSVPIELGPNGAEKAINPLEGITEKEKGLLAKCVEGLKGNITKGISFVHNPPQKL; this comes from the exons atggtcaaggcTG TGGTTGCTGGCGCCGCTGGTGGCATTGGCCAG CCCctttccctcctcctcaagaccTCTCCCCACGTCGACGAGCTTGCTCTCTACGATGTTGTCAACACCCCCGGCGTTGCCACCGATCTCTCCCACATCTCCTCCCGCGCC AAGACCACTGGCTACCTCCCTGCCAATGACGGCGCTAAGGCCGCCTTCAAGGACGCCGACATTATTGTCATCCCCGCTGGCATTCCCC GCAAGCCTGGTATGACTCGCGATGATCTCTTCAACATCAATGCTGGCATTGTCAAGGGCCTCATCGAGGTCGCCGCCGAGGTCGCTCCCAAGgccttcatcctcgtcatctccaaCCCCGTCAACTCCACAGTCCCCATCTCGGCCGAGgttctcaaggccaagaacgtCTTCAACCCCCAGCGTCTCTTCGGTGTCACCACCCTCGATATTGTCCGAGCAGAGACCTTTGTCGCTGATATTGTTGGCGAGGCCAACCCCCAGAGCCTGACCATCCCCGTCATTGGTGGTCACTCTGGTGAGACCATTGTTCCTCTCTTCAGCAAGGCCTCGCCTTCTGTCTCTATCCCCGACGACAAGTACGATGCCCTCGTGAACCGCGTCCAGTTTGGCGGTgacgaggttgtcaaggccaaggatggtGCTGGTTCCGCCACCTTGTCCATGGCTTACGCCGGTTTCCG ATTCGCCGAGAAGGTTCTCCGTGCTGCCAAGGGCGAgaccggcctcgtcgagCCCAGCTATGTCTACCTTCCCGGTGTTCCCGGAGGTGAGGCTATCGCCAAGCAGACCGGCGCTGACTTCTTCTCCGTTCCCATTGAGCTCGGC CCCAACGGcgccgagaaggccatcAACCCTCTGGAGGGCATcaccgagaaggagaagggcctTCTGGCCAAGTGCGTTGAGGGTCTCAAGGGCAACATTACCAAGGGCATCAGCTTCGTCCACAACCCTCCCCAAAA GCTGTGA